The following DNA comes from Anaerobaca lacustris.
TGGCCCTGAGGGACGCCGTGGTTGAAGGCGCCTTGTCGAAGCTCAGACCGGTAATGATAACGACATTGACCACGGCCTTCGGCCTGCTGCCCCTGATCTTCAGTTCCGGCGTCGGCTCCGAGATCCAGCGCCCTCTGGCCATCGTGGTGGTGGGCGGGCTCGCCTCCTCGACCCTGCTGACGTTGATCGTCCTGCCCACACTCTACTGGCACACGGCTGGCAGCCGGAAGGATGTCTCGGCCGCAGCAGCAAGTGCCTAAAGCAACGTAGCCGGCGGCATTGGGTCCATCGAGGCACTCGGGTCCTTGCAGGCCAAGAGGCGGTCAGGACTTGGTTGCGCGTCTCAGACATGCCGTCAGATCGGGTCTCAGCAATACACGACCGGGAGGCAGTGGACCTGCCCACGGGCCTTGAGCCAGATGCGGTGATTGTGGATGTTGTCATGCCCCTGATCGATGGCAACACTGCCAGACGCCGAATCCAGGAGCGCTCGTCGAAGATACGCGTCATCGCGCTTGCGTCATACAACGAGCCTGGGATCATCGAGAAGATGTACCGGGCCGAACCGAGGGTTACGTGCTCAAGATCGCCTCCTCCGCAGAATTCTCGGCCGTGGCCGAGGTAAAGGGACAGACGCGTAGCCTATACCGGGGCGAAGAATGCCTGCTGTATTGGACCGGTCTTACCAGCTTCGATCAACCAGCCTGCGTGCCAAAGTGCGTGCCAAGCATGTTCGCCTGACCTTCATCTGACCTTCGGCTGATCTTCACCATGAATCCGTAAGTCTTTACCTGATCGACGCTTAATCCTCATTTCCGAGCAGATAACGAGGATTCTGTACACCCGGGGCAACGGA
Coding sequences within:
- a CDS encoding response regulator, with the translated sequence MAHGWQPEGCLGRSSKCLKQRSRRHWVHRGTRVLAGQEAVRTWLRVSDMPSDRVSAIHDREAVDLPTGLEPDAVIVDVVMPLIDGNTARRRIQERSSKIRVIALASYNEPGIIEKMYRAEPRVTCSRSPPPQNSRPWPR